CTCAAACCCTAAGTACATTAAGAATGTAGCCAACATATAAAATATGTAGTATAGGTGTATTTTTTGTTTATGTAGTTTCCATTGGTATATATTAACTATGAGCAGAAAAACAATTAATCCCATAAAAGTTACACTCCAAATCATGGTTTTACTAATAAAAGCAGAATAGCTTTCCATAGATATTAATTGTGGCGTAGCGTTTATAGTGCGTCCATCGCTGCTTGTTAAAAGTACAAAAGTAGCTTGCTCTTGTGGAGCTAAGTCTATTTTAAAATTAGGATTAGGAAAATTAAATGTTCTATAATCTCGCTTTGTTAGATCGGTTGTTTGCTTTACTAATTTTAAAGAATTGCTAAACGTATCCAGTTTGTAAAAAGCATATTTTCTATTAAAATTATCATTATTAATAATCATATAAGAATTAGCTTTGTTTCCATTGTTTACCTCTAATTTAATCCATAAATTTCCTTTGTAAAAACCTAAGTTTAAGTTTTCAAATTCTTTAAAATCAACGGTGTTAAAATCATTAGCATCTGCTTTATTATTGAGTGCTGCAGTAAAAGTGTAGTTTATATTAACAGTTTCTTCTTTAGTGCAAGAAGATAAAAGCAAAGCAAACAGGAGCAGTGAGAAATGTGTATAGAATAATCTATTTTTCATTTTGCAATAGAAGTAAGTTATTGTTTTTACTGTAATTTTAAATGGCAATTTTATTAAATAGCAATAGGAGCTTTTATAGTAGGGTGGTGTTTGTAGTTTAAAATTTCAATATCATCAAAAGTAAAATCTTCTATTTCTTTTATGTTAGGATTTAATTTTAAAGTAGGCAATTCATAAAAATCTCTACTTAATTGTTCTTTTACCTGTTCAAAGTGATTGGTATAAATATGAGCATCGCCAAAAGTATGTACAAAATCGCCTACTTGCAAGCCACAAACTTGAGCTATCATCTGTGTAAGCAAAGCGTATGAAGCTATATTAAAAGGAACGCCTAAAAATACATCTGCACTACGCTGGTATAGTTGGCAACTTAGTTTCCCATCTGCTACATAAAACTGAAACAGAGTGTGGCACGGAGGCAATCCAGATTTTCCCATCACAGGAATTTCTTTTGGATTCCACGCAGAAACAATGTGTCTTCTGCTATCGGGTTTAGTTTTTATATCTTCAATTACATTTTTTAATTGGTCAACACCTTCAAAATTTCTCCATTGTTTGCCATACACAGGTCCCAGTTCTCCGTATTTTTTTGCAAAGTCATCATCCGTTTTAATTTGCTCAATAAACTCCTCCATTTTTTCTTTCCAAACAGTACTATGCTTAGGATATTTCGTTTCTAAATTATTTTGTTTTAAATAGCTTTGAAAAGGCCATTCGTTCCATATTTTAATATTGTTTTCTACTAAATATTTAATGTTGGTATCGCCTTTTATAAACCAAAGCAATTCATAAATAATACCTTTGGTAAATACTTTTTTGGTAGTTAATAAAGGAAAACCCTTGGCTAAATTAAAACGCATTTGATAGCCAAAAACACTTTTAGTTCCCGTGCCTGTCCTATCGCCCTTATTTGTACCATTATTCATTATATGATTAAGCAAATCATGATATTGCTGCATGCTGTTTTATTTTGTTAACACAAAGATACGAGCTTAAAATTAGCATTAAAATAAGCTTATAAACAGTGTTAATTATCTAATTTTGCGTTTCTTATGGAAAGAGTAATAGGAAGATACGGAAAATATGGTGCGGCTAAAACCTTTTTGGTATTTGCAGGAATACACGGTAATGAAAAAGCAGGAATTTATGCTTTGCAAGAACTTTTTAAGGAATTTGAAGAAGCAAATGTACCATTTGATGGTACCGTAATAGGTATAGCAGGCAATTTGAAAGCAATAAAAGACAATGTAAGATTTACGCATAAAGACTTAAACAGACAGTGGTATTTAAGCAAAATAAGAAAATTGGGGGCATTGCCTTTTGGAATGCTTAATACGGCAGAGGACGTGGAGCAAAAACAAATATTAGATTTAATTTTAGACATAGTTCATGACAAAGGAAAGAAATTAATGCTGGTAGATTTACATACCACTTCGGCTAAAGGCGGAAGTTTTAGTATTACTAATGCTCATGCTAAAAGTACGGAATATGCATTGCAAATTCCAGTTCCTGTTATAGATAAAATGATAACAAAAATTAAAGGAACAACGCTTGAATATTTTAATGATATAGGCTTGCCTGCTATAGCATTTGAAGCTGGGCAACACGAAGACCCCATAGCCGTGCAAAGAATGAAAGCTGCTTTAGTTTATATGTTTTATCATGCAGGGTGTATAGAAAGTGGAGTGGTAGAAAAATATAAAGACGCATACTCAGAGATGGAAACTTCTTTTAAAAATTTACCAAAGCATGTGGAGGTAATATACAGACACCCTATAGAAGAAGATGATAAGTTTATAATGAAACCTGGATATGTCAATTTTCAAAGTATTAAAAAAGGAGAGGTGCTGGCTCACGACAAGCATGGCGAAATAGTATCTCACACCGATGGTTTAATGTTAATGCCATTATACCAGAGCAAAGGCGAAGATGGTTTTTTTATAGTAAAAGAAGTGTGATTATGTACTTGTGCCACGACTTGGAGTAGTGGCACGAGTAGAAAAATTCCATTACAAAAAAAACAGTTAGATTTATTAAGATTCAATAAAATATTTATATATTAGCAAGGTATAAACGGAATATATACGACATTATGTCGTTTATACAATTGTTAGCGGTAATTAAAATGAAAAAAACTATAGCGATAATATTATTGATGACTGTTGCTAAGATTGGCTTCTGTTGCAGCTGTATTCAAATGGAGGAGTTTTCAATTAAGACAGAGTTCAAGGATAGAGATGTAATTTTCAATGGGAAACTAATTCAAGTAGACACCATTAATGTTGATACTGACTCAATCTTGAATTTCTCAACTGACGAAATTTGGTACACTTTTCAAGTTGTCGAATATTTCAAAGGGAAATCAAAAGAGA
The sequence above is drawn from the Chitinophagales bacterium genome and encodes:
- a CDS encoding succinylglutamate desuccinylase/aspartoacylase family protein — its product is MERVIGRYGKYGAAKTFLVFAGIHGNEKAGIYALQELFKEFEEANVPFDGTVIGIAGNLKAIKDNVRFTHKDLNRQWYLSKIRKLGALPFGMLNTAEDVEQKQILDLILDIVHDKGKKLMLVDLHTTSAKGGSFSITNAHAKSTEYALQIPVPVIDKMITKIKGTTLEYFNDIGLPAIAFEAGQHEDPIAVQRMKAALVYMFYHAGCIESGVVEKYKDAYSEMETSFKNLPKHVEVIYRHPIEEDDKFIMKPGYVNFQSIKKGEVLAHDKHGEIVSHTDGLMLMPLYQSKGEDGFFIVKEV
- a CDS encoding thymidylate synthase; its protein translation is MQQYHDLLNHIMNNGTNKGDRTGTGTKSVFGYQMRFNLAKGFPLLTTKKVFTKGIIYELLWFIKGDTNIKYLVENNIKIWNEWPFQSYLKQNNLETKYPKHSTVWKEKMEEFIEQIKTDDDFAKKYGELGPVYGKQWRNFEGVDQLKNVIEDIKTKPDSRRHIVSAWNPKEIPVMGKSGLPPCHTLFQFYVADGKLSCQLYQRSADVFLGVPFNIASYALLTQMIAQVCGLQVGDFVHTFGDAHIYTNHFEQVKEQLSRDFYELPTLKLNPNIKEIEDFTFDDIEILNYKHHPTIKAPIAI